In the Setaria italica strain Yugu1 chromosome VI, Setaria_italica_v2.0, whole genome shotgun sequence genome, one interval contains:
- the LOC101785968 gene encoding cytochrome P450 703A2 isoform X1: protein MDPVLLSILLCLWIFIVVYWRRRNSMRQRLPPGPPTWPIFGNLLQLSPLPHKDFARFCTKYGPLVYLRLGTIDAITTDDPEVIREILIRQDEVFASRPRTLAAVHLAYGCGDVALAPLGPNWKRMRRVCMEHLLTTKRLESFAAHRAQEAEHLCQFVWAKAQSGKPVNLREVLGAFSMNNVTRMLLGKQYFGIQSAGPGEAMEFMHITHELFFLLGLIYLGDYLPAWRWVDPYGCEKKMREVEKKVDDFHQKIIDEHRKAWEAKKSAAASLDDDDTKEEMDFVDVLLSLPGENGKEHMDDVEIKALMQDMIAAATDTSSVTNEWVMAEVIKNPRVLRRIQEELDAVIGRDRMVVESDLAHLPYLRCVVRESFRMHPAGPFLIPHESLKPTTIMGYHVPARTRVFINTHALGRNPRVWDAVDEFRPERHLPTAEGGRVEISHLPDFKILPFSAGKRKCPGAPLGVALVLMALARLFHCFDWSPPDGLRPEDVDTREVYGMTMPKATPLVAVATPRLPPHMYASLA, encoded by the exons ATGGATCCAGTTCTTCTCTCCATCCTCTTATGCTTATGGATCTTTATTGTAGTGtattggaggaggaggaacagcATGAGGCAAAGGCTTCCACCCggacctccaacatggccaatCTTTGGTAACCTTCTCCAGTTGAGCCCTCTTCCACACAAAGACTTTGCTCGATTCTGCACCAAATATGGCCCCCTTGTCTATCTCCGCCTAGGAACCATTGATGCCATCACCACCGACGATCCTGAAGTCATCCGTGAAATACTCATCCGGCAAGATGAGGTCTTTGCTTCACGACCTCGGACACTGGCTGCTGTCCATCTTGCCTACGGGTGTGGCGATGTGGCTCTTGCTCCGCTGGGGCCAAACTGGAAAAGGATGAGGAGAGTTTGCATGGAGCACCTGCTGACAACCAAGAGGCTCGAGTCTTTTGCTGCTCACCGAGCTCAGGAGGCTGAGCACCTCTGCCAGTTTGTATGGGCCAAAGCTCAGTCTGGGAAGCCCGTGAACCTCAGAGAGGTTCTCGGTGCGTTCTCCATGAACAACGTCACAAGGATGTTGCTGGGGAAGCAGTACTTCGGGATCCAGTCCGCAGGCCCTGGTGAAGCGATGGAGTTCATGCACATCACCCATGAGCTGTTCTTCCTGCTGGGCCTGATCTATCTTGGGGACTACTTGCCGGCTTGGAGGTGGGTTGACCCATATGGGTGCGAGAAGAAGATGAGGGAGGTCGAGAAGAAGGTGGACGACTTCCACCAGAAGATAATTGATGAACACAGGAAGGCTTGGGAGGCCAAGAAGAGTGCTGCGGCTTCCCTGGATGATGACGATACCAAAGAAGAGATGGACTTCGTCGATGTGCTTCTATCTTTGCCTGGTGAGAACGGGAAGGAGCACATGGATGATGTCGAGATCAAAGCTCTGATGCAG GACATGATCGCTGCGGCTACGGACACTTCATCAGTGACCAACGAGTGGGTGATGGCGGAGGTGATCAAGAACCCGCGCGTGCTCCGGCGGATCCAGGAGGAGCTGGACGCGGTGATCGGGCGCGACAGGATGGTGGTGGAGTCGGACCTCGCCCACCTCCCCTACCTCCGGTGCGTGGTCCGGGAGTCCTTCCGGATGCACCCGGCGGGTCCCTTCCTGATCCCGCACGAGTCCCTGAAGCCGACGACGATCATGGGGTACCATGTCCCGGCGCGCACGCGCGTGTTCATCAACACGCACGCGCTGGGCCGGAACCCGCGCGTGTGGGACGCCGTCGATGAGTTCCGGCCGGAGCGGCACCTGCCGACGGCGGAGGGCGGCCGGGTGGAGATCAGCCACCTGCCGGACTTCAAGATCCTGCCGTTCAGCGCCGGGAAGCGCAAGTGCCCCGGTGCGCCGCTGGGCGTGGCGCTGGTGCTCATGGCGCTCGCTAGGCTCTTCCACTGCTTCGACTGGTCCCCGCCCGACGGCCTCCGACCCGAGGACGTCGACACCCGGGAGGTCTACGGCATGACCATGCCCAAGGCCacgccgctcgtcgccgtcgccacgccGCGCCTCCCGCCCCACATGTACGCCTCCTTAGCCTGA
- the LOC101785157 gene encoding glycerol-3-phosphate 2-O-acyltransferase 6-like, protein MADSHRCTSVAAELEGTLFISGSLFPYFLLVALEAGGPLRAAALLAAYPLAALLGAAFSSDDLPLLAMTFLSTAGLAAGDVAAVARATLPRFFLADLRRSAFRAMTAARHGGERYVVTRLPRLMAEPFVREYLGADVRVVGAELRVVGGRFSGTMASPGVAAGGDRSLGALLAVLGRDRPIVDVGLCTGAAGDRRQPAFLQVCQERRAVSAPEKSQATPLPRSEYPRPLVFHDGRLVRRPEPLAFLAILLWVPLGVVLSTLMDPVILSTVLRRKVTAVTYSLAGFSELIAPIPTVRLTRDRRRDSRIMRSELEQGDLVVCPEGTTCREPYLLRFSPLFAEIAGGEVTPVAVRAGGAMFHGSTVRGHKWLDSVFFLMNPAPWYEIRLLAPVPTGGGGGASSSSRDVANGVQRMIGDELGFECTELTRRDKYRMIAGHDGVDARSPSSSS, encoded by the exons ATGGCCGATTCCCACCGGTGCACCAGCGTCGCCGCCGAGCTGGAGGGCACGCTCTTCATCTCCGGCAGCCTCTTCCCGTacttcctcctcgtcgccctcgAGGCCGGCGGTCCGCTCAGGGCCGCCGCCCTGCTCGCCGCCTACCctctcgccgcgctcctcggcGCCGCCTTCTCGTCGGACGACCTCCCCCTCCTCGCCATGACCTTCCTGTccaccgccggcctcgccgccggcgacgtcgcggcggtggcgagggccACGCTGCCCAGGTTCTTCCTCGCGGACCTCCGGCGCAGCGCGTTCCGTGCCATGACGGCGGCGCGCCACGGCGGCGAGAGGTACGTCGTCACGCGCCTCCCGAGGCTCATGGCGGAGCCGTTCGTCAGGGAGTACCTCGGCGCCGACGTCCGCGTCGTCGGCGCGGAGCTCCGGGTCGTCGGGGGCCGGTTCTCCGGCACCATGGCCTCGccgggcgtcgccgccggcggtgacCGGAGCCTGGGAGCTCTGCTGGCCGTTCTCGGGCGCGACCGGCCGATCGTCGACGTCGGGCTGTGCACCGGCGCGGCCGGAGACCGCCGGCAACCGGCGTTCTTGCAGGTGTGTCAGGAGCGCCGCGCGGTGTCGGCGCCGGAGAAGTCGCAGGCGACGCCGCTGCCTCGGAGCGAGTACCCGCGGCCGCTGGTCTTCCACGACGGCCGCCTCGTCCGCCGGCCGGAGCCGCTCGCTTTCCTCGCCATCCTCCTGTGGGTCCCCCTCGGCGTGGTCCTCTCC ACGCTTATGGACCCGGTGATCCtctcgacggtgctccggcggaaGGTGACGGCGGTGACGTACAGCCTCGCCGGCTTCTCGGAGCTGATCGCGCCGATCCCGACCGTCCGGCTGACGCGCGACCGCCGCCGGGACAGCCGGATCATGCGGTCCGAGCTGGAGCAAGGCGACCTCGTGGTGTGCCCGGAGGGGACCACCTGCCGGGAGCCGTACCTGCTCCGGTTCAGCCCGCTCTTCGCCgagatcgccggcggcgaggtcacgCCTGTCGccgtccgcgccggcggcgccatgtTCCACGGCTCGACGGTGAGGGGGCACAAGTGGCTGGACTCCGTCTTCTTCCTCATGAACCCAGCGCCGTGGTACGAGATCCGGCTCCTCGCGCCGGtgcccaccggcggcggcggaggcgcgtcgAGTTCGAGCCGCGACGTGGCGAACGGCGTCCAGCGCATGATCGGCGACGAGCTCGGGTTCGAGTGCACCGAGCTGACGCGCAGGGACAAGTACCGGATGATCGCCGGCCACGACGGCGTCGACGcgaggtcgccgtcgtcgtcgtcgtag
- the LOC101785968 gene encoding cytochrome P450 703A2 isoform X2 codes for MRQRLPPGPPTWPIFGNLLQLSPLPHKDFARFCTKYGPLVYLRLGTIDAITTDDPEVIREILIRQDEVFASRPRTLAAVHLAYGCGDVALAPLGPNWKRMRRVCMEHLLTTKRLESFAAHRAQEAEHLCQFVWAKAQSGKPVNLREVLGAFSMNNVTRMLLGKQYFGIQSAGPGEAMEFMHITHELFFLLGLIYLGDYLPAWRWVDPYGCEKKMREVEKKVDDFHQKIIDEHRKAWEAKKSAAASLDDDDTKEEMDFVDVLLSLPGENGKEHMDDVEIKALMQDMIAAATDTSSVTNEWVMAEVIKNPRVLRRIQEELDAVIGRDRMVVESDLAHLPYLRCVVRESFRMHPAGPFLIPHESLKPTTIMGYHVPARTRVFINTHALGRNPRVWDAVDEFRPERHLPTAEGGRVEISHLPDFKILPFSAGKRKCPGAPLGVALVLMALARLFHCFDWSPPDGLRPEDVDTREVYGMTMPKATPLVAVATPRLPPHMYASLA; via the exons ATGAGGCAAAGGCTTCCACCCggacctccaacatggccaatCTTTGGTAACCTTCTCCAGTTGAGCCCTCTTCCACACAAAGACTTTGCTCGATTCTGCACCAAATATGGCCCCCTTGTCTATCTCCGCCTAGGAACCATTGATGCCATCACCACCGACGATCCTGAAGTCATCCGTGAAATACTCATCCGGCAAGATGAGGTCTTTGCTTCACGACCTCGGACACTGGCTGCTGTCCATCTTGCCTACGGGTGTGGCGATGTGGCTCTTGCTCCGCTGGGGCCAAACTGGAAAAGGATGAGGAGAGTTTGCATGGAGCACCTGCTGACAACCAAGAGGCTCGAGTCTTTTGCTGCTCACCGAGCTCAGGAGGCTGAGCACCTCTGCCAGTTTGTATGGGCCAAAGCTCAGTCTGGGAAGCCCGTGAACCTCAGAGAGGTTCTCGGTGCGTTCTCCATGAACAACGTCACAAGGATGTTGCTGGGGAAGCAGTACTTCGGGATCCAGTCCGCAGGCCCTGGTGAAGCGATGGAGTTCATGCACATCACCCATGAGCTGTTCTTCCTGCTGGGCCTGATCTATCTTGGGGACTACTTGCCGGCTTGGAGGTGGGTTGACCCATATGGGTGCGAGAAGAAGATGAGGGAGGTCGAGAAGAAGGTGGACGACTTCCACCAGAAGATAATTGATGAACACAGGAAGGCTTGGGAGGCCAAGAAGAGTGCTGCGGCTTCCCTGGATGATGACGATACCAAAGAAGAGATGGACTTCGTCGATGTGCTTCTATCTTTGCCTGGTGAGAACGGGAAGGAGCACATGGATGATGTCGAGATCAAAGCTCTGATGCAG GACATGATCGCTGCGGCTACGGACACTTCATCAGTGACCAACGAGTGGGTGATGGCGGAGGTGATCAAGAACCCGCGCGTGCTCCGGCGGATCCAGGAGGAGCTGGACGCGGTGATCGGGCGCGACAGGATGGTGGTGGAGTCGGACCTCGCCCACCTCCCCTACCTCCGGTGCGTGGTCCGGGAGTCCTTCCGGATGCACCCGGCGGGTCCCTTCCTGATCCCGCACGAGTCCCTGAAGCCGACGACGATCATGGGGTACCATGTCCCGGCGCGCACGCGCGTGTTCATCAACACGCACGCGCTGGGCCGGAACCCGCGCGTGTGGGACGCCGTCGATGAGTTCCGGCCGGAGCGGCACCTGCCGACGGCGGAGGGCGGCCGGGTGGAGATCAGCCACCTGCCGGACTTCAAGATCCTGCCGTTCAGCGCCGGGAAGCGCAAGTGCCCCGGTGCGCCGCTGGGCGTGGCGCTGGTGCTCATGGCGCTCGCTAGGCTCTTCCACTGCTTCGACTGGTCCCCGCCCGACGGCCTCCGACCCGAGGACGTCGACACCCGGGAGGTCTACGGCATGACCATGCCCAAGGCCacgccgctcgtcgccgtcgccacgccGCGCCTCCCGCCCCACATGTACGCCTCCTTAGCCTGA
- the LOC105914684 gene encoding probable sugar phosphate/phosphate translocator At3g14410 yields MERSNNGGKPPPQQPAESKAAWRDGAVTYFHLLFYIAISGGQIFFNKWVLSSKEINFPYPVALTLLHMVFSSVVCFAITKVFKIIKIEEGMTTDIYISSVIPIGAMFAMTLWLGNSAYLYISVAFAQMLKAIMPVAVFLLGAAFGLEEMSYKMLAIMSVISVGVIVASVGEITISWVGVVYQMGGVVAEALRLIFIEIFLKKKGVKLNLISMMYYVSPCSALCLFIPWLFLEKPKMDDSISWNFPPFTLFLNCLCTFVLNMSVFLVISRTSALTARVTGVVRDWSVVLLSAAIFADTQLTFINIIGYAIAIAGVVAYNNHKLKVKPQANPQQGDENKFSPGNPRDVEISMNSTKEAS; encoded by the exons ATGGAGAGGAGTAATAATGgcgggaagccgccgccgcagcagccggcGGAGAGCAAGGCGGCGTGGAGGGACGGCGCCGTCACCTACTTCCACCTCCTCTTCTACATCGCCATCTCCGGCGGCCAGATCTTCTTCAACAAG TGGGTCTTATCCTCAAAAGAGATCAACTTCCCCTATCCGGTGGCACTAACTCTGCTTCATATGGTCTTCTCATCTGTTGTGTGCTTTGCAATTACGAAAGTTTTTAAG ATCATAAAGATTGAGGAGGGAATGACTACAGATAT ATATATCAGTTCAGTTATTCCAATTGGAGCAATGTTTGCAATGACACTTTGGCTAGGGAACAGTGCGTACCTCTACATATCTGTTGCATTTGCACAGATGTTGAAGGCAATAA TGCCTGTAGCTGTGTTTCTCCTTGGAGCAGCATTTGGCCTAGAAGAAATGAGCTATAAAATGCTTGCTATCATGTCTGTCATTAGCGTCGGAGTTATTGTGGCTTCTGTTGGTGAAATTACAATTAGTTGGGTTGGAGTGGTTTACCAGATGGGTGGAGTTGTTGCAGAAGCCCTAAGACTTATCTTCATTGAGATATTTCTCAAGAAAAAGGGCGTCAAGCTGAACTTGATATCCATGATGTACTATGTTAGCCCTTGCAG CGCTCTGTGCCTCTTTATTCCCTGGTTGTTCTTAGAGAAGCCAAAGATGGATGATAGTATTTCGTGGAACTTCCCACCATTTACATTGTTCTTAAACTGCCTGTGCACTTTTGTACTCAATATGTCGGTTTTCCTTGTCATATCTCGGACAAGTGCACTGACAGCTCGTGTTACTGGAGTTGTGAGGGATTGGTCTGTAGTTCTGCTGTCAGCTGCCATCTTTGCTGATACACAGCTTACCTTCATAAACATAATTGGTTATGCCATAG CCATAGCAGGAGTTGTTGCATATAACAATCACAAGCTCAAGGTGAAACCTCAAGCAAACCCACAGCAGGGTGATGAGAACAAGTTCAGCCCAGGAAACCCTCGAGATGTTGAGATATCAATGAACTCTACAAAAGAAGCTTCCTAG
- the LOC101785562 gene encoding non-specific lipid-transfer protein A, whose translation MARKGVAAAVIVVAAMAFLVVTMAARPAEGAVTCAEVDSNLRPCVGYVTGKEAAPPAECCAGVKRIRALPSGTVERRQACECVKQAAAKFPGLNADAIRDLPARCGSPLPFPLTLNFDCTTIP comes from the exons ATGGCGAGGAAGGGCGTTGCGGCGGCGGTCATCgtggtggcggccatggcgttCCTGGTGGTCACgatggcggcgaggccggccgaGGGCGCCGTGACGTGCGCGGAGGTGGACTCGAACCTGCGCCCCTGCGTCGGGTACGTGACGGgcaaggaggcggcgccgcccgccgagTGCTGCGCCGGCGTGAAGCGGATCAGGGCGCTGCCGTCCGGCACGGTGGAGCGGCGGCAGGCGTGCGAGTGCGTGAAGCAGGCCGCGGCGAAATTCCCGGGGCTCAACGCCGACGCCATCCGCGACCTCCCCGCGCGCTGCGGCTCGCCGCTGCCGTTCCCGCTCACACTCAACTTCGACTGCACCAC AATTCCATGA
- the LOC101772479 gene encoding uncharacterized protein LOC101772479 isoform X1 — protein MEETDCPEGSVPERIGEQQEASLPLPPAFLEFLSENGLDPAVYSMAATIPRYIRLKPGMESQVAEIEGELKCGLEKVSWLPGFYAIPPEIQIAGSKAYQQGKIYGIDAASGAAILALDVRPGDHVLDLCAAPGAKLCMLADMLGSTGSLTGVDVAKHRLSACRTMLQKYSLGDRTRLFVADGTLFSILPVNSNLQRREGSIGLEENGSTFSEWTSRRSWKDRQKAKKANATGSQHLLSSSEPELIYYGKHSGLVGLRKSDVLCPAVDDEACTSGYDKVLVDAECTHDGSIKHIQKFEFWGWKTLDRRVLDAERTDNLFQLQLHLLTNGFRLLKIGGSLVYSTCSMTVAQNENVVQQFLSTQPSADLQKNDLSDSWPCRSGGIPKTLRFDPATSQTSGLFVAKFSKLPT, from the exons ATGGAGGAGACGGATTGTCCAGAAGGTTCCGTTCCTGAGCGCATAGGAGAGCAGCAGGAGGCgtccctgccgctgccgccagccTTCCTCGAGTTCCTCAGCGAGAATGGCCTGGACCCAGCGGTGTACTCCATGGCAGCCACCATCCCGCGCTACATAAG GCTAAAACCAGGCATGGAGTCCCAGGTAGCAGAGATCGAAGGCGAGTTGAAGTGCGGTCTCGAGAAGGTTTCGTGGCTGCCTGGTTTCTATGCTATTCCGCCGGAAATTCAGATTGCTGGCTCCAAGGCTTATCAGCAAGGGAAG ATCTATGGAATCGATGCAGCTTCTGGAGCTGCTATATTAGCACTTGATGTTCGACCAGGGGACCATGTTCTTGATCTCTGTGCTGCCCCTG GTGCAAAACTTTGCATGCTTGCAGATATGCTCGGAAGCACAGGTTCTCTGACTGGCGTTGATGTTGCAAAGCACCGTCTTTCAGCCTGTCGTACAATGTTGCAGAAGTATTCTCTTGGTGACCGTACTCGACTCTTTGTTGCTGATGGAACTTTGTTTTCCATTTTGCCTGTGAACTCCAACCTGCAAAGAAGGGAAG GGTCAATTGGCCTTGAAGAAAATGGAAGTACATTCTCAGAATGGACTTCGAGGAGATCATGGAAGGATCGACAGAAGGCTAAGAAAGCAAATGCAACCGGTTCACAACATCTACTATCATCTTCAGAACCTGAGCTAATATACTATGGTAAACATTCAGGATTAGTTGGACTACGTAAATCTGATGTCCTTTGTCCGGCAGTTGATGATGAAGCCTGTACATCTGGCTATGATAAG GTCCTAGTGGACGCGGAGTGTACTCATGATGGATCCATAAAACATATCCAGAAATTTGAGTTCTGGGGATGGAAAACTTTAGATCGCCGTGTACTTGATGCTGAAAGAACTGATAACCTGTTTCAGCTTCAG TTGCATCTTCTCACCAATGGTTTTAGATTGTTGAAAATTGGTGGATCACTTGTATATAGTACTTGCAG CATGACAGTTGCACAAAATGAGAATGTGGTTCAGCAATTCCTTTCAACACAGCCTTCAGCAG ATTTACAAAAAAATGATTTGTCTGATAGCTGGCCCTGCCGAAGTGGTGGCATCCCCAAGACCTTGCGATTTGATCCTGCAACTTCGCAAACCAGTGGTCTTTTTGTTGCCAAGTTCAGTAAACTACCGACATAA
- the LOC101772479 gene encoding uncharacterized protein LOC101772479 isoform X2: MESQVAEIEGELKCGLEKVSWLPGFYAIPPEIQIAGSKAYQQGKIYGIDAASGAAILALDVRPGDHVLDLCAAPGAKLCMLADMLGSTGSLTGVDVAKHRLSACRTMLQKYSLGDRTRLFVADGTLFSILPVNSNLQRREGSIGLEENGSTFSEWTSRRSWKDRQKAKKANATGSQHLLSSSEPELIYYGKHSGLVGLRKSDVLCPAVDDEACTSGYDKVLVDAECTHDGSIKHIQKFEFWGWKTLDRRVLDAERTDNLFQLQLHLLTNGFRLLKIGGSLVYSTCSMTVAQNENVVQQFLSTQPSADLQKNDLSDSWPCRSGGIPKTLRFDPATSQTSGLFVAKFSKLPT; this comes from the exons ATGGAGTCCCAGGTAGCAGAGATCGAAGGCGAGTTGAAGTGCGGTCTCGAGAAGGTTTCGTGGCTGCCTGGTTTCTATGCTATTCCGCCGGAAATTCAGATTGCTGGCTCCAAGGCTTATCAGCAAGGGAAG ATCTATGGAATCGATGCAGCTTCTGGAGCTGCTATATTAGCACTTGATGTTCGACCAGGGGACCATGTTCTTGATCTCTGTGCTGCCCCTG GTGCAAAACTTTGCATGCTTGCAGATATGCTCGGAAGCACAGGTTCTCTGACTGGCGTTGATGTTGCAAAGCACCGTCTTTCAGCCTGTCGTACAATGTTGCAGAAGTATTCTCTTGGTGACCGTACTCGACTCTTTGTTGCTGATGGAACTTTGTTTTCCATTTTGCCTGTGAACTCCAACCTGCAAAGAAGGGAAG GGTCAATTGGCCTTGAAGAAAATGGAAGTACATTCTCAGAATGGACTTCGAGGAGATCATGGAAGGATCGACAGAAGGCTAAGAAAGCAAATGCAACCGGTTCACAACATCTACTATCATCTTCAGAACCTGAGCTAATATACTATGGTAAACATTCAGGATTAGTTGGACTACGTAAATCTGATGTCCTTTGTCCGGCAGTTGATGATGAAGCCTGTACATCTGGCTATGATAAG GTCCTAGTGGACGCGGAGTGTACTCATGATGGATCCATAAAACATATCCAGAAATTTGAGTTCTGGGGATGGAAAACTTTAGATCGCCGTGTACTTGATGCTGAAAGAACTGATAACCTGTTTCAGCTTCAG TTGCATCTTCTCACCAATGGTTTTAGATTGTTGAAAATTGGTGGATCACTTGTATATAGTACTTGCAG CATGACAGTTGCACAAAATGAGAATGTGGTTCAGCAATTCCTTTCAACACAGCCTTCAGCAG ATTTACAAAAAAATGATTTGTCTGATAGCTGGCCCTGCCGAAGTGGTGGCATCCCCAAGACCTTGCGATTTGATCCTGCAACTTCGCAAACCAGTGGTCTTTTTGTTGCCAAGTTCAGTAAACTACCGACATAA